One Triplophysa rosa unplaced genomic scaffold, Trosa_1v2 scaffold475, whole genome shotgun sequence genomic window, TAAGTGCTAAAACAATGCTTTTATATTGGTGAATTTCTCTTATACACTCACCAAGATAAGAAAtcatgaaaaaacaacaacagaaaaacaGTTTCAGTGTCACTGGCTGCATTAGATAATGAAATATTAGCTCAAGTGGCTATTAGAaaggcaaaaacaaaaaaaaaggaaatgtgtTGACGAAACAATTGATTTACTATTTAaacttttagatatttttttagattattaGATTCTTTTCAGATGTTCAATATGGTTATCTTATTAAACTAATATATTTAGCATTCAAATATGTTTTTGGGGCCACTGTATTCAAACAACTTGAAGAAAATATACTTACTAAATGCTTGTCGTAACAGCGTTTGATAACTTGATCCACCTCCAAAGATGATAGGTCTGTCTTTAGAGCGCGATGATGCAAAATCTGAACTGTAGTCCGCACCTGGTCGAGATCTGAATGAATCATAGCCAGAACTTCCCAGAGAGACTGTATCAGACGTCTCATTTCTACACACTGAAAATTAAGAATATTTGTAGATAGTATcggcagtttttatttttgacaacTTAATCACTGCATTAGATAATTAAATATCAGCTCAAGTGGCTTTAAAAAaggcacaaacaaaaataataatatattgtaaATGACAAAACTTCCTGTTTTATTAATATACAACATATAGCAAgaattaaagaaacaaaaaaatattgtaaacatGCAACTTTTATTACAGCAACTGTATAATCGTTACTCTTTACAAACCTTGCTGATTTTTTAgaactttgtgtgttttttagtttaaatgtcCCTGCACTCACTGAATGGTAAAGAGCAAGATcaacatttcataaaaaaaggTTATGTGGTGTTTGGAAAACTAAAgggatttttatttataaaactttcTCTAAGTTAAAGAAAGTTTTCATAAGGCTTCTgaaaacttaaaaatgtaatacacAATCTGAATGGAGTAGTATTATTCTTGTACAGTACTTTTCATCTTATTTGAAGCTTTAAAAATCAGTCGACATAATGTGCACTTGcaataaatagaaaaatacagttCAATGCATCCTAgaaaaatataagcatatacagtatacaaataaGTAGCCAGTACTCCAGTCACCCAAGAAAACAATTTGTTACATAATCTGTCTTTAAGCATCGTGTTTACTTTGAAGGGGGGGTAGTATGGGGGTCCATTGGAAGAATAAGTCAGTACATTTACCTACTTAAAAGGACTGATGTCTCGATAGGAAAGGTATAATTTCATCTCTGGCACCACTCAAATTTAGTACATTTTGTTAATGCTGGTCTATTCTATACATATAACAGCATTCATAAAAAACTGTTGGGTAATgtgtagtttatttttatttcagttttaaaatagcATGCCTTTTAAGCTGTACACGTACATAAAATGCGTACACCCTCTGCAGCATTTTATAGTCTATGAAAATAGGGACAGGGTGTATTTGCTTCATGTGGCTTCTTTTGAAGTAATGTCTAAACAAGCCTATTTAACCATAACACAATTGTTGTAACAAAGCCTCGACTGCCGGGTTACTCAAAAGTGAAGACTTACCAAACTTGAGGTCCAAGTATAAGTCCATTGTTTTTTGGATCTTTAAAATCTAGTTCCAAGCTTGATTTAACTTTTACTTTCCTATTCTATCTGACAGGTGCCAAAACATGTCAAAAGCTGACACACCGGTTCTCTGAAAGGGTGGCGATTGGGTTCTGTTAAATTACGTGCTGAAGGACCAGCTGCCTATGTTGATTACTTAAGACTCTTTTTCTGAATACAGCCCGTCTCAGTCcagccaacctcgtcctcttccttcctgacTACTAACCTCgttaaagtgttgtttttaatcAATCAGAGAATTAGATTCTTTTCAGATGTTCAAGATGGTTATCTTATTAAACTAATATATTTAGCATTCAAATATGTTTTTGGGGCCACTGTATTCAAACAACTTGAAGAAAATATACTTACTAAATGCTTGTCGTAACACCGTTTGATAACTTGATCCACCTCCAAAGATGATAGGTCTGTCTTTAGAGCGCGATGATGCAAAATCTGAACTGTAGTCCGCACCTGGTCGAGATCTGAATGAATCATAGCCAGAACTTCCCAGAGAGACTGTATCAGACGTCTCATTTCTACACACTGAAAATTAAGAATATTTGTAGATAGTATcggcagtttttatttttgacaacTTAATCACTGCATTAGATAATTAAACATCAGCTCAAGTGGCTTTAAAAAaggcacaaacaaaaataataatatattgtaaATGACAAAACTTCCTGTTTTATTAATATACAACATATAGCAAgaattaaagaaacaaaaaaatattgtaaacatGCAACTTTTATTACAGCAACTGTATAATCGTTACTCTTTACAAACCTTGCTGATTTTTTAGAACTTTGTGTGCTTTTTAGTTTAAAAGTCCCTGCACTCACTGAATGGTAAAGAGCAAGATcaacatttcataaaaaaaggTTATGTGGTGTTTTAGATGAGTGAGTGTGATGAAGTGTTTATTGTGCTCTAATATGTTTGTCGCATACTCATTCTATATCTAATTAGTTAAACACTTAGTATCCACTTACTTCCTTGTGATCTTCCTCTCTCTTCCTCAACTCCTCTTCTCTCCTCTTGTAAAATATTTccatccatttcaaaatggcAGCCGTTGTTTTCCATCACTGTCTCCTCTATCTTCTCCAGCAGATGTTTGATCTGAGTGTCATCACTGCTGTTGTTATTGTTGAGAACATGATATCTGTTCCCACATTTCTCCACCAGCCACTGGAGATCCTCTCCTTCACTCTCAATGTGTTGCTCTATAGATGTGTCTCCTAGAAAGTCTCCATGAGTGAAGAGCNTCACAGTCTCTTCTATCTTCTCCAGCAGATGTTTGATCTGAGTGTCATCACTGCTGTTGTTATTGTTGAGAACATGATATCTGTTCCCACATTTCTCCACCAGCCACTGGAGATCCTCTCCTTCACTCTCAATGTGTTGCTCTATAGATGTGTCTCCTAGAAAGTCTCCATGAGTGAAGAGCACTATAGTGTGACTCCAGACTCTCTCACCGAGAAGATCCACATACCCCTGAAATACTTTTCTCTCGTCCTCTTTAAATCTAGTGTCCACACGTATAACCAGTAGAACAACATGAGGTCCTGgaggacacagagacacactgaGTAAAATCTCTTGTTTCAGTAACTCTGAGCTCTGATCTATAGGTGTACTCATCCACCATCCTGGAGCTTCTATGACAGTGATGTGTCTGTCTGCtacttctctctgtctcttcacACACTGAGCAGTTCTCTTCAAGTCAAACTCTTCTCTGTTCAGGATGATGTTTCCTGATGAACTCTTCCCAGAATATCTATACCCCATTAACACAATCCTCAACTCTGAGAGCTTCTGAGTGTCACctgtaacaaatacaaaaaacattataaagcaaaaagtaataataacagGGCCGGCGCAAAGGGGGGAACTCTCGCAGGACATGCCCTCCCCAcagggttgcagtgcaccgtcCCCCACTCCACAAACACCAcagttttaaattcatgtaatacctactgaaaataattaataaaaagttttaatgtttaaagaatTTGTGGAAATGAATTGGTAATCTAGCCTATGTGTtcactttgtaaaaaaaagatgaaTCTAGTCCGGTTGTTGTGATGATGCATCTTTACGCAGCA contains:
- the LOC130550902 gene encoding GTPase IMAP family member 8-like codes for the protein MDSDGDSHHLSELRIVLMGYRYSGKSSSGNIILNSEEFDLKTTAQCVKRQREVADRHITVIEAPGWWMSTPIDQSSELLKQEILLSVSLCPPGPHVVLLVIRVDTRFKEDERKVFQGYVDLLGERVWSHTIVLFTHGDFLGDTSIEQHIESEGEDLQWLVEKCGNRYHVLNNNNSSDDTQIKHLLEKIEETVMENNGCHFGMDRKILQMMEERMIAKERAKERMKRMKTQREMIRSQISDTQKLSELRIVLMGYRYSGKSSSGNIILNREEFDLKRTAQCVKRQREVADRHITVIEAPGWWMSTPIDQSSELLKQEILLSVSLCPPGPHVVLLVIRVDTRFKEDERKVFQGYVDLLGERVWSHTIVLFTHGDFLGDTSIEQHIESEGEDLQWLVEKCGNRYHVLNNNNSSDDTQIKHLLEKIEETVXLFTHGDFLGDTSIEQHIESEGEDLQWLVEKCGNRYHVLNNNNSSDDTQIKHLLEKIEETVMENNGCHFEMDGNILQEERRGVEEERGRSQGMCRNETSDTVSLGSSGYDSFRSRPGADYSSDFASSRSKDRPIIFGGGSSYQTVLRQAFMCRNETSDTVSLGSSGYDSFRSRPGADYSSDFASSRSKDRPIIFGGGSSYQTLLRQAFRSGDKKFDKVSQGSSGYGSFRSRSGADNASIFASSQSKDRSVSFGDESVHFTQILGMKKTKSLPVISKLRSKHKNKQIIKKQTL